One window of Anaerolineales bacterium genomic DNA carries:
- a CDS encoding ParA family protein: MTKVYTLVNQKGGVGKTTTTINLAAYLARMGLRVLVVDLDPQANATSCLGVDKLAVENSTYEALLGDEDIFPYILLNERLKLSLLPSSPALAGAEVELVDELARESRLRRAVLKVARRFDYVLIDCPPSLGLLTVNGLMAAMDGVIVPVQCEYLALEGLGQLTETLERVRSALFPELKVRGVVLTMFDNRTNLSTDVVREVNKHFPNQVFKSIVPRSVRLAEAPSYGLPISEYAPHSPGAQAYEALAKELLKGDKN; the protein is encoded by the coding sequence TTGACGAAGGTTTATACGCTCGTGAATCAAAAGGGCGGCGTGGGCAAGACCACGACCACCATCAACCTTGCGGCATATCTTGCCAGGATGGGACTGCGCGTGCTTGTGGTCGATCTCGACCCGCAGGCAAACGCGACATCCTGCCTCGGCGTGGATAAACTCGCTGTGGAGAACAGCACGTACGAAGCCTTGCTCGGCGATGAAGATATATTCCCCTACATTTTATTGAACGAGCGTTTGAAATTATCCCTTTTGCCTTCGTCACCGGCGCTGGCTGGCGCAGAGGTGGAACTCGTCGATGAACTTGCTCGCGAGTCGCGTTTGCGCAGAGCGGTATTGAAAGTGGCAAGACGCTTTGATTATGTTTTGATCGATTGTCCGCCTTCGCTCGGATTGCTGACCGTCAACGGATTGATGGCGGCGATGGACGGCGTGATCGTGCCGGTGCAATGCGAGTATCTTGCGCTGGAGGGATTGGGGCAGTTGACGGAAACGCTCGAGCGCGTCCGTTCGGCTCTTTTCCCTGAACTGAAAGTGCGCGGCGTGGTGCTGACGATGTTCGACAATCGGACAAACCTATCGACCGACGTGGTGCGCGAGGTGAACAAGCACTTCCCGAACCAGGTCTTCAAAAGCATCGTTCCGCGCAGTGTCCGTTTGGCGGAGGCGCCATCGTATGGGCTTCCCATTTCTGAATACGCGCCGCATTCTCCCGGAGCACAGGCATACGAGGCACTGGCGAAGGAATTATTGAAAGGCGATAAGAATTAA
- a CDS encoding ribokinase, which translates to MPELYPVDYLLVGHAALDVTPAGHQLGGTVSYAALTAKAMGMRVGVVTSAGKDAPLDLLDGIQILNIPTETSTVFENLKTGNGRKQTLHHRAASISFEDIPQVWRTAPIVHLAPIAQEVDANMAGKFPNSWVGVTPQGWMRGWDEKGSVDAKAWENSDQVLGRVGGVVLSLEDINRDLELVEWMAHHTNLLCVTEGDQGAVMHWHGDRRRFRPPQVDELDATGAGDIFAAAFFARFHQTRDPWEAARFAVHLAAHSVTRTGLGGIPTRAEIEHCKMEVLS; encoded by the coding sequence ATGCCTGAACTTTACCCTGTGGATTATCTTCTTGTCGGTCATGCGGCACTGGATGTTACGCCTGCAGGACATCAGCTCGGCGGAACGGTAAGTTACGCCGCATTGACGGCAAAGGCAATGGGCATGCGCGTGGGTGTTGTGACTTCGGCAGGGAAGGATGCCCCGCTCGATCTGCTTGATGGGATTCAGATTTTAAACATCCCAACCGAAACAAGCACGGTGTTTGAAAATTTGAAAACCGGGAATGGAAGAAAACAGACGCTTCATCATCGCGCGGCATCGATCTCCTTTGAGGATATCCCCCAGGTTTGGCGGACTGCTCCGATCGTCCATCTCGCCCCCATCGCTCAGGAAGTGGATGCGAACATGGCGGGGAAATTCCCGAATTCGTGGGTGGGAGTCACTCCGCAAGGATGGATGCGGGGATGGGATGAAAAAGGTTCGGTGGATGCAAAAGCCTGGGAAAACAGCGATCAGGTCCTCGGTCGGGTGGGAGGCGTGGTGTTGAGTCTCGAAGACATCAACCGCGATCTCGAACTTGTCGAATGGATGGCGCATCACACAAATCTGCTTTGTGTTACCGAAGGGGACCAGGGCGCGGTGATGCACTGGCATGGCGACCGCAGGCGGTTTCGTCCGCCGCAGGTCGATGAATTGGACGCGACAGGCGCGGGAGATATTTTTGCGGCGGCGTTCTTCGCCCGCTTCCACCAAACGCGCGATCCGTGGGAGGCGGCTCGATTTGCCGTGCATCTCGCCGCGCATTCGGTCACGCGCACCGGGCTGGGTGGGATCCCGACAAGGGCAGAGATCGAACATTGCAAGATGGAGGTTTTATCTTGA
- a CDS encoding Jag N-terminal domain-containing protein: MNERTTLEVIAPSVEEAIRQGLDQLGLTADAVSVEVLDSGSKGLFGLGGRQVRVRLSVNPPPQPDRPASKPEPKPVPPKKAESKPKAAEPKPRVEKKTVEQKPAPQKPETRNGVIEHDPVINIAEDVVSKLIHHMGLTAQVSAHYDEMDNGEHRTILVDVRGDDLTALIGRRAETLTAFQHVASLIVGKQSQQWVQLIVDVEGYRARREKQIRQLANRMADQVTKTGRKVTMEPMPSGERRVVHIELRGHPAVKTESTGEEPYRKVVILPKE, from the coding sequence ATGAATGAGCGCACTACACTCGAAGTTATCGCTCCGTCCGTTGAGGAAGCCATCCGTCAGGGTCTCGACCAACTTGGTCTGACCGCCGATGCGGTTTCAGTGGAAGTGTTGGATTCCGGCTCGAAGGGATTGTTCGGACTTGGCGGCCGCCAGGTGCGGGTGAGACTTTCGGTAAATCCCCCGCCCCAACCCGATCGTCCCGCATCAAAACCGGAACCGAAACCTGTTCCGCCTAAAAAGGCGGAGTCCAAGCCGAAAGCGGCTGAACCCAAACCCAGGGTCGAGAAGAAGACTGTGGAACAAAAACCGGCACCGCAAAAACCTGAAACAAGGAACGGGGTAATCGAGCACGACCCGGTTATAAACATTGCGGAGGATGTGGTCTCCAAACTAATTCATCACATGGGCTTGACGGCCCAGGTCTCGGCTCATTACGATGAAATGGACAACGGCGAGCACCGCACCATTTTGGTGGATGTGCGCGGCGACGATCTTACGGCTCTCATTGGACGCCGCGCTGAAACGCTTACGGCATTCCAGCATGTGGCTTCCTTGATCGTCGGTAAGCAGTCCCAGCAGTGGGTTCAATTGATCGTGGATGTGGAGGGGTATCGCGCCCGCCGCGAAAAACAAATTCGCCAGCTCGCAAACCGCATGGCAGACCAGGTCACAAAGACCGGGCGCAAAGTGACGATGGAGCCCATGCCTTCGGGCGAACGGCGTGTCGTTCACATCGAACTGCGCGGGCATCCCGCCGTCAAGACCGAAAGCACCGGAGAGGAACCGTATCGTAAAGTGGTTATTCTGCCAAAAGAATAA
- a CDS encoding membrane protein insertase YidC yields MKNPGNQTQQAQLPENPAELLKGSWKTFLVIGVLFVAFTNFNFIIDLMINIMIFIYGLVGRNFGLALILFTVLIRVLTWPLNAQQMKGQQAMQELQNDKEWIAVQKKYAKDKEKLAQEQFRIQRERGVNVFGSCLPMLIQFPILFALIPAINYAIGSGPLSILNLSRRLYDFQNAAELVPLNSKFLWMDMGLPERTEIFGFAIPVLALIVALTTYLQSKLTMPPSANPNDQSAQTAKIMSIQMPIMLFLFSVNYASGLSIYFIASNLLGIIQYAATGRVNWRSLLPGGDKNPPAKK; encoded by the coding sequence ATGAAGAATCCAGGCAATCAAACCCAGCAAGCGCAATTACCGGAAAATCCAGCCGAACTTCTCAAGGGTTCGTGGAAAACGTTCCTGGTCATCGGTGTTTTGTTCGTGGCGTTCACCAACTTCAACTTCATCATCGACCTGATGATCAACATCATGATCTTCATCTACGGGCTGGTCGGGCGGAATTTCGGGCTGGCGCTCATTCTGTTTACCGTGTTGATCCGTGTCCTGACATGGCCCCTCAACGCTCAACAGATGAAGGGTCAGCAAGCCATGCAGGAACTCCAGAACGACAAGGAATGGATCGCCGTCCAGAAAAAATACGCCAAGGATAAGGAAAAACTGGCGCAGGAACAGTTCCGCATCCAGCGCGAGCGCGGGGTCAATGTCTTCGGCTCCTGTCTCCCGATGCTCATCCAGTTTCCCATCCTGTTTGCGCTCATTCCCGCCATCAATTATGCCATCGGTTCCGGACCGCTCAGTATCTTGAACCTCTCGCGCCGGTTGTATGATTTTCAGAATGCCGCAGAGCTTGTGCCGCTCAACAGCAAGTTCCTGTGGATGGACATGGGACTGCCTGAGCGAACGGAGATATTCGGTTTTGCCATCCCCGTGCTTGCGTTGATCGTGGCGCTGACCACCTACCTGCAGAGCAAACTCACCATGCCCCCGTCGGCGAATCCCAACGACCAATCCGCGCAGACCGCCAAAATCATGAGCATCCAAATGCCCATCATGCTCTTCCTCTTCTCGGTCAATTATGCCTCCGGATTGTCGATCTATTTCATAGCAAGCAACCTGCTCGGCATCATCCAATATGCCGCTACCGGGCGCGTCAACTGGCGCAGCCTGCTGCCTGGCGGCGATAAAAATCCCCCGGCAAAAAAATAG
- a CDS encoding PQQ-binding-like beta-propeller repeat protein: MPKKISFIAFALFAAVFLAGCTGPSAWPGLAASDKVAYLAHTNAVFAVDVNTGAELWQFSVSGGFLGSNPSLFVTTPVLTEDELLIVPDSGNKHTLYALDTNDITSDKAPNIAWTFSDVKGHWVAPPLVVDDRLFAPNSDGNVYVLDLTDGRSEKSAIEKIELSGGSETNRLWAQPVSDGTRIFVTSLDHRIFAINLESYAIEWQHQLDAAVPGAPVLGADGMLYVGSLASKLERFDPATGDHESVKDTNDWVWGTPVTDGDNLYFGDVAGYFYSYNTKTGDWNFDPIQLDGAITASPLIVDDRIIVATESGDVYSVLKDGSDFEVWYRPDQEGNVYSTPVVSGEYILVAYLQSDYYFVTLDRDGDVKRTFPEK, from the coding sequence ATGCCAAAAAAGATTTCCTTTATTGCGTTTGCGCTGTTCGCAGCCGTTTTCCTGGCTGGCTGTACCGGCCCAAGCGCATGGCCAGGTCTGGCTGCCAGCGATAAAGTGGCGTACCTGGCGCACACAAATGCGGTTTTTGCAGTGGATGTCAACACCGGGGCGGAATTGTGGCAATTTAGCGTAAGCGGCGGTTTCCTGGGATCGAATCCCAGCCTTTTCGTCACGACCCCTGTGCTCACAGAAGATGAATTATTGATCGTTCCCGACTCGGGTAACAAACACACCCTTTACGCCCTTGATACCAACGACATAACCTCCGACAAGGCTCCGAATATCGCCTGGACCTTCTCAGACGTGAAGGGACATTGGGTTGCGCCTCCCCTTGTCGTGGATGACCGCCTGTTTGCCCCGAACTCAGACGGCAACGTCTATGTCCTCGATTTGACGGATGGGAGATCCGAGAAGAGCGCGATCGAAAAGATCGAACTTTCCGGCGGGTCGGAGACCAACCGGCTTTGGGCACAACCCGTCAGCGATGGCACGCGCATCTTCGTGACCTCGCTCGATCACCGCATCTTTGCGATCAACCTGGAATCGTATGCAATCGAATGGCAGCACCAGCTCGACGCTGCCGTACCAGGCGCCCCCGTCCTCGGCGCAGACGGCATGTTATATGTCGGCTCGCTTGCCAGCAAACTGGAACGCTTCGACCCTGCCACCGGCGACCATGAATCAGTCAAGGATACGAACGACTGGGTGTGGGGGACCCCGGTGACCGACGGCGATAATTTGTATTTCGGCGACGTGGCGGGATATTTTTATTCGTACAATACCAAAACAGGCGATTGGAATTTTGACCCGATTCAACTCGATGGCGCGATTACCGCCAGTCCGCTGATCGTGGACGATCGGATCATCGTAGCCACCGAGTCTGGCGACGTCTATTCCGTGCTTAAAGATGGATCCGATTTCGAGGTGTGGTACCGTCCCGACCAGGAAGGGAATGTCTATTCCACTCCGGTGGTTTCTGGCGAATACATCCTTGTGGCATACCTGCAATCAGACTACTACTTCGTTACGCTCGATCGCGACGGCGATGTGAAGCGGACCTTTCCCGAAAAATAA
- the yidD gene encoding membrane protein insertion efficiency factor YidD, with the protein MPRTIGNLPRIFLLALIRLYQKLISPGLPANTCRFYPSCSHYGYQAVYKYGALKGSFMAAWRVLRCNPFNPGGYDPVP; encoded by the coding sequence ATGCCCCGGACGATTGGGAATCTTCCGCGCATCTTCCTGCTGGCTTTGATTCGTCTGTATCAAAAACTCATTTCACCAGGTCTGCCCGCCAATACCTGCCGCTTTTATCCGTCCTGTTCGCACTACGGTTACCAGGCGGTTTATAAATACGGCGCATTGAAAGGTTCTTTCATGGCGGCCTGGCGGGTCTTGCGTTGTAACCCTTTCAATCCCGGCGGGTATGACCCCGTTCCATAG
- the rnpA gene encoding ribonuclease P protein component, whose amino-acid sequence MQRRFRLSRSEDFKRVRRTGKSYAHPLVVLVAQANESSGHLKVGIAAGKMTGTAVHRNRAKRLLREAMRTLIPSIALRQAQDNASGWDLILIARPALASATLADCRSALMSLLKRAGLLLPIDES is encoded by the coding sequence GTGCAGAGACGATTTCGACTGTCCCGGTCTGAAGATTTCAAGCGGGTGCGGCGGACCGGCAAGTCTTATGCCCATCCGCTTGTTGTATTGGTGGCGCAGGCTAATGAATCAAGCGGTCATTTAAAGGTCGGCATAGCGGCGGGTAAGATGACGGGAACCGCTGTCCATCGCAACCGTGCGAAGCGTCTCCTGCGCGAAGCGATGCGGACTCTCATCCCTTCCATCGCCCTTCGACAAGCCCAGGACAACGCCTCCGGCTGGGACCTGATCCTGATCGCCAGACCCGCGCTTGCTTCTGCAACCCTGGCAGACTGCCGCTCCGCTTTGATGAGCCTCCTCAAACGCGCCGGACTTCTTCTCCCAATAGATGAATCCTGA
- the rpmH gene encoding 50S ribosomal protein L34, whose product MTKRTYQPKIRRRVRVHGFRSRMATADGRAVLKRRRLKGRHKLTVSANNHVKRTRW is encoded by the coding sequence ATGACAAAACGAACGTATCAGCCCAAGATCCGCCGCCGCGTGCGCGTGCATGGTTTCCGTTCGCGCATGGCGACTGCCGATGGGCGCGCCGTCCTCAAGCGCCGCCGCCTGAAGGGACGCCATAAACTTACTGTTTCAGCAAACAATCACGTCAAACGGACTCGCTGGTAA
- the add gene encoding adenosine deaminase has translation MKIFDPKYNSIPKTEIHCHLEGAIRTQTIIDVAKEFDISLPSYEVEELDKHVKVLDQMEDLQAVLEAFDIFQRSITSPAVVERIAWELFEDCAKQNIKLFEVRFSPDWAFHGHNLDWDACLEGLLRAQARAEKEFDMAIGMVAITSRSMGAESCVKTVDWAIRHRKYIQAVDLADGEKIYPARDFIRPILKAKDAGLKVTIHSGEDTPASYVAETIRNFQPDRIGHGIHSIEDMKVVELIVERGITLEVNPWSNYLTNSVPTIEAHPLKRLFDLGVRVTINSDDPEVLETNVNNEYRIAHEILGMSMEDIHTCNRLAFESSFIDPAKTKPLWEKYFA, from the coding sequence ATGAAAATCTTCGACCCAAAATACAATTCCATTCCCAAGACCGAAATCCACTGCCACCTTGAGGGCGCGATTCGCACCCAGACCATCATCGACGTGGCGAAGGAATTCGACATTTCCCTGCCTTCCTATGAGGTGGAGGAATTGGACAAGCACGTCAAGGTCCTCGACCAGATGGAAGACCTGCAGGCGGTGCTGGAGGCGTTCGATATTTTCCAGCGAAGCATCACATCGCCCGCGGTTGTCGAAAGGATCGCCTGGGAGCTCTTCGAAGACTGCGCAAAACAGAATATCAAACTCTTCGAAGTGCGCTTTTCGCCCGATTGGGCGTTCCATGGTCATAATCTGGACTGGGATGCCTGTCTCGAAGGTTTGCTCCGCGCGCAGGCACGTGCGGAAAAAGAATTCGACATGGCGATCGGCATGGTCGCCATCACATCCCGAAGCATGGGCGCTGAATCCTGCGTCAAAACCGTGGATTGGGCGATCAGGCATAGGAAATACATCCAGGCGGTTGATCTTGCGGATGGCGAAAAGATCTACCCGGCAAGGGATTTCATCAGACCGATTCTCAAGGCAAAAGACGCCGGGCTGAAAGTCACCATCCATTCGGGCGAAGATACGCCCGCCTCTTATGTGGCTGAGACCATCAGGAATTTCCAACCGGACCGTATCGGCCACGGAATCCACAGTATCGAAGACATGAAGGTTGTCGAACTGATCGTCGAGCGCGGAATCACCCTCGAGGTGAATCCCTGGTCGAATTACCTGACCAACTCCGTCCCGACGATCGAGGCGCATCCGCTCAAAAGATTGTTCGATCTTGGCGTGCGGGTCACGATCAACTCGGACGATCCGGAAGTGCTGGAAACCAATGTCAACAACGAATATCGAATCGCGCACGAAATCCTTGGCATGAGCATGGAGGACATCCACACCTGCAATCGCCTTGCTTTCGAGTCGTCGTTTATCGACCCCGCCAAAACCAAACCCCTTTGGGAAAAGTATTTTGCATGA
- a CDS encoding Zn-dependent hydrolase encodes MTQAFSSLRINPDRMLDSFNQLASIGATADSGVDRPTFSEAHLAARKWFRDHIEQSGFEFRTDGAGNHFAVLPCDDPSAPTLILGSHLDSVPNGGRFDGALGVMAALEVLKTVRENRIRLKVHLEAMDFTDEEGTLVGLLGSAALAGHLHPDDLQKPRGGRGKLLEGMQRAGLNESGMLNAARRKEDLAGYLELHIEQGKRLERANMDIGIVNAIVGIWSYRLTFIGKADHAGSTTMEDRRDASLGSSAFTLAAREMVMRKFPNCVVNVGRMEFAPGAFNIVPAQVDVSLEFRSPDEEQFDRLNQALLELAEREAGRFGLSLKTEYLGRHSPSLMDETIRNNFAEACNDLGLSHTPLPSGAGHDAQSLADVCPVGMIFVPSVDGASHSPREFTEWKDCVNGANVLLQAALRLGSG; translated from the coding sequence ATGACCCAAGCCTTTTCCTCCCTTCGCATCAACCCGGACCGGATGCTGGATTCCTTCAACCAGTTAGCCTCCATCGGCGCCACGGCTGATTCGGGCGTGGACCGGCCCACCTTCAGCGAGGCGCACCTTGCCGCCCGGAAGTGGTTCCGTGATCACATCGAACAAAGCGGATTCGAATTCCGCACCGATGGGGCGGGGAACCATTTTGCTGTATTACCATGCGACGATCCCTCCGCGCCAACGCTGATTCTCGGTTCGCATTTGGATTCTGTCCCAAACGGCGGGCGGTTCGACGGCGCTCTCGGTGTAATGGCCGCACTCGAAGTGTTGAAAACGGTCCGAGAAAACAGGATCAGGCTAAAAGTCCATTTGGAGGCGATGGATTTCACCGATGAAGAAGGCACGCTTGTCGGTCTACTTGGCAGCGCGGCGCTTGCCGGCCACCTTCATCCCGATGATTTGCAAAAACCGCGCGGCGGACGGGGGAAATTGCTAGAAGGGATGCAACGGGCAGGGTTGAATGAATCCGGCATGTTGAATGCGGCACGAAGGAAGGAAGACTTGGCAGGTTATTTGGAACTGCACATCGAGCAGGGAAAAAGATTGGAACGCGCGAATATGGATATTGGCATCGTTAATGCCATTGTCGGCATCTGGTCATATCGTTTAACATTCATCGGCAAGGCGGATCATGCCGGTTCGACGACAATGGAAGACCGGCGTGATGCGTCATTGGGCTCGAGCGCGTTCACATTGGCGGCGCGGGAAATGGTCATGCGCAAATTTCCGAATTGTGTGGTGAACGTGGGTCGAATGGAGTTCGCGCCGGGTGCCTTCAACATTGTCCCTGCGCAGGTGGATGTGTCTCTCGAATTTCGCTCGCCGGATGAAGAACAATTCGACCGGTTGAATCAAGCCTTGCTCGAATTGGCGGAACGCGAAGCCGGACGCTTCGGTTTGAGTCTGAAGACTGAATATCTTGGCAGGCACTCGCCAAGCCTGATGGATGAAACCATCCGCAACAACTTTGCCGAGGCTTGCAATGACCTTGGATTGTCGCATACGCCTCTTCCCTCCGGCGCCGGTCATGATGCTCAATCGCTTGCGGATGTGTGCCCCGTGGGGATGATCTTCGTCCCATCGGTGGATGGAGCGAGCCACTCTCCGCGCGAGTTTACCGAGTGGAAAGATTGTGTCAACGGCGCGAACGTACTTTTGCAGGCGGCGCTGCGTTTGGGAAGCGGGTAA
- a CDS encoding Hsp20/alpha crystallin family protein, with amino-acid sequence MSNLIRWEPAREMMTLREAMDRLFDDAFTRPLSLTGNNWSIPAVDMYQTDNEVVVKAALPGIKADEVQINVTGEVLTIKGEARQDSETKEKAYHIREQRWGAFERSIVLPTEVVADKSKADFENGVLTITLPKADEVKPKTINIKTK; translated from the coding sequence ATGTCTAATTTAATTCGTTGGGAGCCCGCTCGCGAGATGATGACCCTGCGTGAAGCCATGGATCGCCTCTTCGACGACGCGTTCACCCGCCCGCTCAGCCTCACCGGCAACAACTGGTCCATTCCCGCCGTGGATATGTACCAGACCGATAATGAGGTCGTTGTGAAAGCCGCCCTCCCCGGCATCAAGGCGGATGAGGTCCAGATCAACGTCACCGGCGAAGTCCTCACCATCAAGGGCGAAGCCAGGCAGGATAGTGAGACGAAGGAAAAAGCGTATCACATCCGCGAACAGCGCTGGGGCGCCTTCGAACGCTCGATCGTCCTGCCCACCGAGGTCGTGGCCGACAAGTCCAAAGCGGATTTCGAGAACGGCGTATTGACCATCACGCTTCCCAAAGCGGATGAAGTCAAACCCAAGACCATCAACATCAAGACCAAATAA
- a CDS encoding response regulator transcription factor, with product MADLDRRRILVVDDEERMVRFIRMNLEHDGFQVGEAFNGKQAIQKIRDFTPDLILLDVMMPDIDGFDVLETIRDFSNVPVIMLTAKGEEDDRVRGLEQGADDYITKPFSPRELVSRIKAVLRRTEGATGSMHGLIEIDKRLKIDFERREIWLEGKLVKLRPTEYRLLYHLVQNAGWVVSHDQLLQKVWGYEYRDEPHYVRLYINYLRQKLEKDPANPVYILTERGVGYRFVDFKRNKE from the coding sequence ATGGCAGATTTAGACAGGAGGCGCATTCTCGTTGTGGATGACGAGGAGCGCATGGTTCGCTTCATCCGCATGAACCTGGAGCACGATGGCTTCCAGGTGGGGGAGGCGTTCAATGGAAAGCAGGCAATCCAAAAGATCCGTGATTTCACCCCCGACCTCATCCTTCTCGATGTGATGATGCCGGATATCGACGGCTTCGATGTCCTCGAAACCATTCGTGATTTTAGCAATGTGCCCGTCATCATGCTCACCGCCAAAGGCGAGGAGGATGACCGCGTCCGCGGGCTGGAGCAGGGAGCGGATGATTACATCACTAAACCGTTTAGTCCGCGCGAACTGGTCAGCCGCATCAAAGCCGTTCTGCGCCGCACCGAAGGCGCCACTGGCTCCATGCACGGATTGATCGAGATCGATAAGCGCCTCAAGATCGACTTCGAACGCCGCGAGATCTGGCTGGAGGGCAAGCTCGTCAAACTCCGTCCGACGGAATATCGCCTGCTTTATCACCTGGTTCAAAACGCTGGCTGGGTCGTCTCTCATGACCAGTTGCTCCAAAAAGTATGGGGCTATGAATATCGGGACGAACCGCACTACGTCCGCCTGTATATCAACTACCTCCGCCAGAAACTGGAGAAAGACCCGGCAAACCCGGTCTACATCCTCACCGAGCGCGGAGTGGGCTATCGCTTCGTCGATTTCAAAAGAAACAAAGAATAG
- a CDS encoding FHA domain-containing protein: protein MIICSNCKHANMTGALFCAECGAQLIGRDTLTTQTIATENLKYTSQRTTGEMSGPVEGEDAWANLYLLDTGQVLPLSSRNEFTMGRISEGQPIMPDIDLSPYQAYAAGVSRLHAVIRRNGEKVAFMDLGSANGTYINGNRMTPNTEQMLKHGDILALGKMRIQVLIEKE from the coding sequence ATGATCATCTGTTCCAATTGCAAGCATGCCAATATGACCGGCGCATTGTTTTGCGCTGAATGCGGCGCACAACTCATCGGAAGGGATACATTGACGACCCAGACGATCGCGACAGAAAACCTCAAATACACCAGCCAACGCACCACTGGGGAGATGAGCGGGCCCGTGGAGGGAGAGGATGCATGGGCGAACCTCTATCTTCTCGATACCGGTCAGGTCCTGCCGCTTTCCTCCCGGAATGAATTCACCATGGGTAGAATCAGCGAGGGGCAGCCCATCATGCCGGATATCGACCTTTCGCCCTATCAGGCGTATGCGGCGGGGGTTTCGCGCCTGCATGCGGTCATCCGGCGCAACGGGGAAAAAGTTGCCTTCATGGATCTCGGATCTGCGAACGGGACCTACATCAACGGAAACCGAATGACTCCAAATACCGAGCAGATGCTCAAGCATGGCGATATTCTTGCGCTCGGCAAAATGAGGATTCAGGTCCTGATCGAAAAAGAGTAA